A region of Rhizorhabdus wittichii RW1 DNA encodes the following proteins:
- a CDS encoding ThiJ/PfpI domain protein (PFAM: ThiJ/PfpI domain protein) yields MTKTILFVLTGQAELGDTGARTGVWLEELATPYRALDRAGHEIMFATPGGVPAPLDPASLEEPWLLPAGHWLLGQPAAMAKLEAPLDLAAIDPARIDAIFLVGGTGTLWDFPACRPLGALATALHAQGKPVAAICHGVVGLMTATAADGSPLVAGKAITCFSNAEEAMLEYDKLVPLLAETALAGQGADYRCAAPFEPLVVADGGLITGQNPASAEPLAAALIERLG; encoded by the coding sequence ATGACCAAGACCATCCTGTTCGTGCTGACCGGCCAGGCCGAGCTCGGCGACACCGGCGCCAGGACCGGGGTGTGGCTGGAGGAGCTGGCGACGCCCTATCGCGCGCTCGACAGGGCCGGGCACGAGATCATGTTCGCCACCCCCGGCGGCGTCCCCGCCCCGCTCGACCCGGCGAGCCTGGAGGAGCCGTGGCTGCTGCCCGCCGGGCACTGGCTGCTCGGCCAGCCGGCGGCGATGGCGAAGCTGGAGGCGCCGCTCGACCTCGCCGCGATCGATCCGGCGCGGATCGACGCGATCTTCCTGGTCGGCGGCACCGGCACGCTGTGGGACTTCCCCGCCTGCCGCCCGCTCGGCGCGCTCGCGACCGCCCTCCACGCGCAGGGCAAGCCGGTCGCGGCGATCTGCCACGGCGTCGTCGGGCTGATGACCGCCACCGCGGCGGACGGGTCGCCGCTGGTCGCCGGCAAGGCGATCACCTGCTTCAGCAATGCCGAGGAGGCGATGCTCGAATATGACAAGCTCGTCCCCCTGCTGGCCGAGACCGCGCTCGCCGGGCAGGGCGCCGACTATCGCTGCGCCGCGCCGTTCGAGCCGCTGGTCGTCGCCGACGGCGGGCTGATCACCGGGCAGAACCCCGCCAGCGCCGAGCCGCTCGCCGCCGCGCTGATCGAGCGGCTCGGATAA
- a CDS encoding Palmitoyl-CoA hydrolase (PFAM: acyl-CoA thioesterase): MPRDMPKRESFVDETDHRFAHLFRFEEGDGGVLRAAPTGGPLFRLFGGQVLAQALAAAQHSVAAGRLAHSCHAYFVRAGRVDRPIDFTVSRDTDGRSFSARRVEARQGDELILTLSASFHAAEPGPVQQATMPDVPDPLDLPPQEQAIAAALPHMPPHRLVFWDRDIGLDVRAVEPFHTVDPPRAPARRSFWFRTRDRLGDDPGEHQRMLAFASDLYILHTGLLPLGISWSDHGLSDVSLDHALWFHQPFRADEWLLYTMDSPYAGGARTLGRGTVFARDGRLVASVAQEGLIRLAR, encoded by the coding sequence TTGCCAAGGGACATGCCGAAACGGGAGTCATTTGTGGACGAGACCGATCATCGCTTTGCCCATCTGTTCCGGTTCGAGGAAGGCGACGGCGGCGTGCTCCGCGCCGCGCCGACCGGCGGGCCGCTGTTCCGGCTGTTCGGCGGGCAGGTGCTGGCGCAGGCGCTGGCGGCGGCGCAGCACAGCGTCGCGGCGGGGCGGCTGGCGCATAGCTGCCACGCCTATTTCGTGCGCGCCGGCCGGGTCGACCGGCCGATCGACTTCACCGTCAGCCGCGACACCGACGGCCGCAGCTTCTCCGCCCGCCGGGTCGAGGCGCGGCAGGGCGACGAGCTGATCCTCACCCTGTCCGCCTCCTTCCACGCGGCCGAGCCGGGTCCGGTGCAGCAGGCGACGATGCCCGACGTCCCCGACCCGCTCGACCTGCCGCCGCAGGAGCAGGCGATCGCCGCCGCGCTGCCCCATATGCCGCCGCATCGGCTCGTCTTCTGGGATCGCGACATCGGCCTCGACGTCCGCGCGGTCGAGCCGTTCCACACGGTCGACCCGCCCCGCGCGCCGGCGCGCCGCTCCTTCTGGTTCCGCACCCGCGACCGGCTCGGCGACGACCCCGGCGAGCATCAGCGGATGCTCGCCTTCGCGTCGGACCTCTATATCCTCCACACCGGGCTGCTGCCGCTCGGGATAAGCTGGTCGGACCATGGCCTGAGCGACGTCAGCCTCGACCATGCGCTGTGGTTCCACCAGCCGTTCCGCGCCGACGAATGGCTGCTCTACACGATGGACAGCCCCTATGCCGGCGGCGCCCGCACGCTCGGCCGCGGCACGGTCTTCGCGCGGGACGGCCGGCTGGTCGCCTCGGTCGCCCAGGAAGGGCTGATCCGGCTGGCGCGGTGA
- a CDS encoding MaoC domain protein dehydratase (PFAM: MaoC domain protein dehydratase) — protein MSDHDAPFVPARPTRCFEDLVIGEVRRSEPRLVTEAEILAFARQWDPQWFHSDADLARQSVFGEVVASGIHTLALWRQMDHAINADIDFVCGIGWDEVRMKKAVRAGDSIHVTSEIVELRPSTSRADRGTAITRYAVVNQHGEEAVSFRSINLVYTRAGRERPESSASTSA, from the coding sequence ATGTCCGACCATGATGCCCCCTTCGTCCCCGCCCGGCCGACCCGCTGCTTCGAGGACCTCGTGATCGGCGAGGTCCGCCGGTCCGAGCCGCGCCTCGTCACCGAGGCGGAGATACTCGCCTTCGCGCGCCAATGGGACCCGCAATGGTTCCACAGCGACGCCGACCTCGCCCGCCAGTCGGTGTTCGGGGAGGTCGTCGCCAGCGGCATCCACACCCTCGCGCTGTGGCGGCAGATGGATCATGCGATCAATGCCGACATCGACTTCGTCTGCGGCATCGGCTGGGACGAGGTGCGGATGAAGAAGGCCGTCCGCGCCGGCGACAGCATCCACGTCACCTCCGAGATCGTCGAGCTGCGCCCCTCGACCTCGCGCGCCGATCGTGGCACCGCCATCACCCGCTATGCCGTCGTCAACCAGCATGGCGAGGAGGCGGTGAGCTTCCGCAGCATCAACCTGGTCTATACCCGCGCCGGCAGGGAGAGGCCGGAGAGCAGCGCGTCGACCTCGGCATAG
- a CDS encoding NAD(P)H dehydrogenase (quinone) (PFAM: NAD(P)H dehydrogenase (quinone)), whose protein sequence is MARLLHIDASPRGARSRSNMVADRLIAGLAGHDIERLALFDADLPAFDGAAIEGRYALIEGRPVDEAVRADWAAIGRMVDHFLSFDGWLLTVPMWNFGIPYRLKHYIDLITQPGLAFRVVDGQGEGLAAGRRAILVTSGALDIRPGGPMAAYDFQLAYLRTWLGFIGVTDVDAIHVRPTYGDEASVAAAMDRAYAEVDALLSGLSLPARV, encoded by the coding sequence ATGGCTAGGCTGTTGCACATCGACGCGAGCCCGCGCGGCGCGCGATCGCGGTCGAACATGGTGGCGGACCGGCTGATCGCCGGGCTCGCCGGGCACGACATCGAGCGGCTGGCGCTGTTCGACGCCGACCTGCCCGCCTTCGACGGCGCCGCGATCGAGGGGCGCTATGCGCTGATCGAGGGCCGGCCGGTCGACGAGGCGGTGCGCGCCGACTGGGCGGCGATCGGCCGGATGGTCGATCATTTCCTGTCGTTCGACGGCTGGCTCCTGACCGTGCCGATGTGGAATTTCGGCATCCCCTACCGGCTCAAGCATTATATCGACCTGATCACCCAGCCCGGCCTGGCCTTCCGGGTGGTCGACGGGCAGGGCGAGGGGCTGGCGGCCGGCCGCCGCGCGATCCTGGTCACCTCGGGCGCGCTCGACATCCGGCCCGGCGGGCCGATGGCGGCCTATGATTTCCAGCTCGCCTATCTCAGGACCTGGCTTGGCTTCATCGGCGTCACCGACGTCGACGCGATCCATGTCCGCCCCACCTATGGCGACGAGGCGAGCGTCGCGGCGGCGATGGATCGCGCCTATGCCGAGGTCGACGCGCTGCTCTCCGGCCTCTCCCTGCCGGCGCGGGTATAG
- a CDS encoding Rieske (2Fe-2S) domain protein (PFAM: Rieske [2Fe-2S] domain protein): protein MAKQRIAALDDVPEGGNKAFDACGKSVLLCRTGAGVFAIENMCSHAFAHLEGGKVRGPHIFCPLHGVRFDMRTGAPNGTLTKKPIAVYPVSVEDGEIVVDLPDG, encoded by the coding sequence ATGGCGAAGCAGCGCATCGCCGCGCTCGACGACGTCCCCGAAGGCGGCAACAAGGCGTTCGATGCCTGCGGAAAGTCGGTGCTGCTGTGCCGCACCGGCGCCGGGGTCTTCGCGATCGAGAATATGTGCAGCCACGCCTTCGCCCATCTGGAGGGCGGCAAGGTCCGCGGGCCGCACATCTTCTGTCCGCTGCACGGCGTCCGCTTCGACATGCGCACCGGCGCCCCGAACGGGACGCTGACCAAGAAGCCGATCGCGGTCTATCCGGTCAGCGTCGAGGACGGCGAGATCGTGGTGGACCTGCCCGATGGCTAG
- a CDS encoding acyl-CoA dehydrogenase domain protein (PFAM: acyl-CoA dehydrogenase domain protein; Acyl-CoA dehydrogenase, type 2, C-terminal domain) translates to MDFRLTSEQEELREAARAFARAELPAIAAACERDNVPPSHELVRRYAEMGFLGINVPAELGGLGLGNLEALVVLEEFAKISSAVAFPIFESSVGPVRAIEHFGSDSLKRRIVPAVCKGEMVVAIGMSEPDAGSALTDLKTKGVVKGDRLVINGTKRWCSGGGHADAYLVYCRLSDDPGPRAIGAVLVEKGTPGFGFGPNEQLMGFRGVPSADLTFDDVEVPLDNIVVPAGGFKKLMETFDLERCGNATMALGQASGALEDVTDYVQERRQFGKPIVEFQAVQLKLAEMHMKVDAARLLIWRAAANAEDGLPSILDSSTAKCFANSIAREVAGDAVQLMGAYGYSKDFPMERRLRDSWGWGIAGGAIDIQKVNIAAAMLGRRFDQRR, encoded by the coding sequence ATGGATTTCAGGCTCACATCCGAGCAGGAGGAACTGCGCGAGGCGGCCCGCGCCTTCGCCCGCGCCGAATTGCCGGCGATCGCGGCGGCGTGCGAGCGCGACAATGTCCCGCCCAGCCATGAACTGGTCCGCCGCTATGCGGAGATGGGCTTCCTCGGCATCAACGTGCCGGCGGAACTGGGCGGCCTCGGCCTCGGCAATCTCGAGGCGCTGGTGGTGCTGGAGGAGTTCGCCAAGATATCCTCGGCGGTCGCCTTCCCGATCTTCGAATCCTCGGTGGGGCCGGTGCGCGCGATCGAGCATTTCGGGTCGGACAGCCTCAAGCGCCGCATCGTCCCCGCCGTCTGCAAGGGCGAGATGGTCGTCGCGATCGGCATGTCGGAGCCCGACGCGGGATCGGCGCTGACCGACCTCAAGACCAAGGGCGTGGTGAAGGGCGACCGGCTGGTCATCAACGGCACCAAGCGCTGGTGCTCGGGCGGCGGCCATGCCGACGCCTATCTCGTCTATTGCCGGCTGTCGGACGATCCCGGCCCCAGGGCGATCGGCGCGGTGCTGGTCGAGAAGGGGACGCCGGGCTTCGGCTTCGGCCCCAACGAGCAGCTCATGGGCTTCCGCGGCGTGCCCTCGGCCGACCTGACCTTCGACGATGTCGAGGTGCCGCTCGACAACATCGTCGTGCCGGCGGGCGGCTTCAAGAAGCTGATGGAGACGTTCGACCTCGAACGCTGCGGCAACGCCACCATGGCGCTGGGCCAGGCGTCGGGCGCGCTGGAGGACGTCACCGACTATGTCCAGGAGCGCAGGCAGTTCGGCAAGCCGATCGTCGAGTTCCAGGCGGTCCAGCTCAAGCTCGCCGAGATGCACATGAAGGTCGACGCCGCCCGCCTGCTGATCTGGCGCGCGGCGGCCAATGCCGAGGACGGGCTGCCTTCGATCCTCGACAGCTCGACCGCCAAATGCTTCGCCAACTCGATCGCGCGCGAGGTGGCGGGCGACGCCGTCCAGCTGATGGGCGCCTATGGCTATTCGAAGGATTTCCCGATGGAGCGGCGGCTCCGCGACAGCTGGGGCTGGGGCATCGCCGGCGGCGCGATCGACATCCAGAAGGTCAACATCGCCGCGGCGATGCTCGGCCGCCGCTTCGACCAGAGGCGCTGA
- a CDS encoding Rieske (2Fe-2S) domain protein (PFAM: Rieske [2Fe-2S] domain protein): protein MDAISHDSAGPDYARMDYERGRKAAPEGFPKLPDIPGRRYVDPDFLALEKERMWKRAWLYAGHVDQLPDPGSWFLTRNTGSPVIVVRDLQGDLRAFFNTCQHRGAPLVTAEAGEARGFVCGYHGWSYTLDGKLTAVRDKRDFVDLDFSCRSLVPVRCETLGNLIFVNEDAEAQPLIDHIGPMAKELDQYQLDRLRLVDSRSYEVGCNVKVLLDAFLEVYHIKSIHQHTVDRFLDHRGMIVTLWPNGHSRMVTPNSRPDWKDPGTIGMPKIDTVTDLPANNNVSYQIYPNFVMPPSDSGIPLLQFWPTGPRSSRVVSSWIGPDHDPENPHPMWAKRIANWERILYEDLQFAPQIQESLESDGFRGMPLNYQERRIYHWHEELDRRIGLNQVPPEARVEQVLHDWVTR, encoded by the coding sequence ATGGACGCCATCAGCCATGACAGCGCCGGGCCGGATTATGCCCGTATGGACTATGAGCGCGGCCGCAAGGCCGCGCCGGAGGGCTTCCCCAAGCTGCCCGACATTCCCGGCCGCCGCTATGTCGATCCCGATTTCCTGGCGCTGGAGAAGGAGCGGATGTGGAAGCGGGCCTGGCTCTATGCCGGCCATGTCGACCAGCTCCCCGACCCCGGCTCCTGGTTCCTGACCCGCAACACCGGATCGCCGGTCATCGTCGTGCGCGACCTGCAGGGCGACCTGCGCGCCTTCTTCAACACCTGCCAGCATCGCGGCGCGCCGCTGGTGACGGCGGAGGCGGGCGAGGCGCGCGGCTTCGTCTGCGGCTATCATGGCTGGAGCTACACGCTCGACGGCAAGCTCACCGCCGTCCGCGACAAGCGCGACTTCGTCGACCTCGACTTTTCCTGCCGGTCGCTGGTGCCGGTCCGCTGCGAGACGCTGGGCAACCTGATCTTCGTCAACGAGGATGCCGAGGCGCAGCCGCTGATCGACCATATCGGCCCGATGGCGAAGGAACTCGACCAGTATCAGCTCGACCGCCTCCGCCTCGTCGACAGCCGCAGCTACGAGGTCGGCTGCAACGTCAAGGTGCTGCTCGACGCCTTTCTGGAGGTCTATCACATCAAGTCGATCCACCAGCACACGGTGGACCGCTTCCTCGACCATCGCGGCATGATCGTGACGCTCTGGCCGAACGGGCACAGCCGGATGGTGACGCCGAACAGCCGCCCCGACTGGAAGGACCCGGGCACGATCGGCATGCCGAAGATCGACACCGTCACCGACCTGCCAGCCAACAACAACGTCAGCTACCAGATCTATCCGAACTTCGTGATGCCGCCGTCCGACAGCGGTATCCCGCTGCTCCAGTTCTGGCCGACCGGCCCGCGCTCGTCGCGGGTGGTGTCGAGCTGGATCGGGCCCGACCACGACCCGGAGAACCCGCATCCGATGTGGGCGAAGCGGATCGCCAATTGGGAACGCATCCTCTACGAGGACCTCCAGTTCGCCCCGCAGATCCAGGAATCGCTCGAAAGCGACGGATTCCGCGGCATGCCGCTCAACTATCAGGAGCGGCGCATCTATCATTGGCACGAGGAACTCGATCGCCGCATCGGCCTCAACCAGGTGCCGCCCGAGGCGCGGGTCGAGCAGGTGCTGCACGACTGGGTCACGCGCTGA
- a CDS encoding Xylose isomerase domain protein TIM barrel (PFAM: Xylose isomerase domain protein TIM barrel), whose protein sequence is MNDFLLPPAKLSLHHLTALDASPAELAAIAGRLGCDHVCLFTHVPEAIARLFPCVGEADVAELSAALGQAGVTLCNLEVFPLDADPDWAGFERALAVGQALGATRATVHIHDLDDRAGAAALARFCDLAAGFGIVAGLEFNGFSAVRTLPQAAAIVAAADRTGASLVCDMLHLVRNGGGPAEIAAARDRIGYLQICDGPRERARDEAWHEAIRERALPGAGDFPLAAALAALRPGTIVDIEVPQHAARKAGVPPLERARRAVEAARTLIANHLPHEAAR, encoded by the coding sequence ATGAATGATTTTTTATTGCCCCCGGCGAAGCTTTCGCTCCACCATCTGACGGCGCTCGACGCGTCGCCGGCGGAGCTGGCCGCGATCGCGGGCCGGCTGGGGTGCGACCATGTCTGCCTGTTCACCCATGTTCCCGAGGCGATAGCACGACTCTTCCCCTGCGTGGGCGAGGCGGACGTGGCGGAGCTGTCGGCGGCGCTCGGGCAGGCCGGCGTGACATTGTGCAACCTGGAGGTGTTCCCGCTCGACGCCGATCCCGACTGGGCCGGCTTCGAACGGGCGCTGGCGGTGGGGCAGGCGCTCGGCGCGACGCGCGCGACCGTCCACATCCACGATCTCGACGACCGCGCGGGGGCGGCGGCGCTGGCGCGCTTCTGCGACCTTGCGGCCGGGTTCGGCATCGTCGCGGGGCTGGAGTTCAACGGCTTCTCGGCGGTGCGCACGCTGCCGCAGGCGGCGGCGATCGTGGCGGCGGCGGACCGGACCGGCGCCTCGCTGGTGTGCGACATGCTGCATCTGGTGCGGAACGGCGGCGGCCCCGCCGAGATCGCCGCCGCGCGCGACCGGATCGGCTATCTCCAGATCTGCGACGGCCCGCGCGAGCGGGCGCGCGACGAGGCCTGGCACGAGGCGATCCGCGAGCGCGCCCTGCCCGGCGCCGGCGACTTCCCGCTCGCCGCCGCGCTCGCCGCGCTGCGCCCCGGCACGATCGTCGACATCGAGGTGCCGCAGCATGCCGCGCGCAAGGCGGGAGTCCCGCCGCTCGAACGCGCCCGCCGCGCCGTCGAGGCGGCGCGCACCCTGATCGCCAACCACCTGCCGCACGAGGCCGCCCGATGA